A window of the Candidatus Krumholzibacteriia bacterium genome harbors these coding sequences:
- a CDS encoding AIR synthase family protein: protein MAAELPTIGKISSGVFEEIIYPQLGRRRDEVVVGPQNGVDVGVVDIGNDQVMITTTDPVFVVPPYGWERSAWFAVHILASDAVTAGIAPGYLTIDLNLPMSIQREDLEALWSTIHRECDKIGMAIVSGHTGRYEGTNYPMIGGATVISIGSKDRYLTPTMARPGDKVIVTKGAAIEATGLFAVTFPDRIAAEHGDDFARRAEDVFWQMSVVEDAMTAVEVGVRDDGITSMHDATECGVWGGLAEIAAASEVGMNIQKSEIIVDDRVDKICSMFDIDPMTSISEGTLLITCRPHKADEAVQRLKDKGIAASIVGEVTDPSEGTRYFDNGVEHDLVHPQVDPFWAAFGKAAEQAKGG, encoded by the coding sequence ATGGCTGCAGAACTGCCGACCATCGGCAAGATCTCGTCGGGCGTGTTCGAGGAGATCATCTACCCGCAACTCGGGCGCCGACGCGACGAAGTGGTCGTCGGCCCGCAGAACGGTGTCGACGTCGGCGTCGTCGACATCGGCAACGATCAGGTGATGATCACCACCACCGATCCCGTCTTCGTGGTGCCGCCCTACGGTTGGGAGCGCTCGGCCTGGTTCGCCGTGCACATCCTCGCGTCGGACGCCGTCACCGCGGGCATCGCGCCGGGCTACCTGACCATCGACCTCAACCTGCCCATGTCGATCCAGCGCGAGGACCTCGAGGCGCTGTGGAGCACGATCCATCGCGAGTGCGACAAGATCGGCATGGCCATCGTGTCGGGGCACACCGGCCGCTACGAGGGCACCAACTACCCCATGATCGGCGGCGCCACGGTGATCTCGATCGGCTCGAAGGATCGCTACCTCACCCCGACCATGGCGCGTCCCGGCGACAAGGTGATCGTCACCAAGGGCGCGGCGATCGAGGCCACCGGCCTGTTCGCGGTGACCTTCCCCGATCGGATCGCCGCCGAGCACGGCGACGACTTCGCCCGCCGGGCCGAGGACGTGTTCTGGCAGATGTCGGTGGTCGAGGACGCCATGACCGCCGTCGAGGTCGGCGTGCGCGACGACGGCATCACCTCGATGCACGACGCCACCGAGTGCGGTGTCTGGGGCGGTCTGGCCGAGATCGCCGCTGCGTCGGAGGTCGGCATGAACATCCAGAAGAGCGAGATCATCGTCGACGACCGGGTCGACAAGATCTGCTCGATGTTCGACATCGATCCCATGACCTCGATCAGCGAGGGCACGCTGCTGATCACCTGCCGCCCGCACAAGGCCGACGAGGCCGTGCAGCGGCTGAAGGACAAGGGCATCGCGGCGTCGATCGTCGGCGAGGTGACCGATCCGTCCGAGGGCACCCGCTACTTCGACAACGGCGTCGAGCACGATCTCGTGCATCCGCAGGTCGATCCCTTCTGGGCGGCCTTCGGCAAGGCGGCCGAACAGGCCAAGGGCGGGTGA
- a CDS encoding methyltransferase domain-containing protein, giving the protein MSRPAFDEHANEYDGWFMKNTAVLGSEVLLVKAALGDPGRTLSVGCGSGLFESILARDHGITIRDGVEPAEGMATIARERGLDVKIAPAEDLPHEDGIFDTVLMNGTPGYLTDLSGAFREAHRVLKPGGHVVVADVPASSGYGMLYQLAAKVGTWDDERLAKIAPAHPYPVEFVGGANWRTTEEVVAAMRDAGFGDPQYQQTLTTHPRFSDDQVEEPIPGFERGGYVAIRARK; this is encoded by the coding sequence GTGAGCAGACCTGCATTCGACGAACACGCCAACGAGTACGACGGCTGGTTCATGAAGAACACCGCCGTGCTCGGCTCCGAGGTCCTTCTGGTGAAGGCCGCACTCGGGGATCCCGGCCGCACCCTCAGCGTGGGCTGCGGCAGTGGACTCTTCGAGTCGATCCTCGCCCGGGACCACGGGATCACCATCCGCGACGGCGTCGAGCCGGCCGAGGGCATGGCCACCATCGCCCGCGAGCGCGGCCTCGACGTGAAGATCGCCCCGGCCGAGGACCTGCCGCACGAAGACGGCATCTTCGACACCGTCCTCATGAACGGCACACCGGGCTACCTGACCGACCTTTCGGGCGCCTTCCGCGAAGCCCATCGCGTGCTGAAGCCCGGCGGCCACGTGGTGGTCGCCGACGTACCCGCGAGCAGCGGCTACGGCATGCTCTACCAGCTCGCCGCGAAGGTGGGGACCTGGGACGACGAGCGTCTGGCGAAGATCGCCCCGGCCCATCCCTACCCGGTGGAATTCGTCGGGGGTGCGAACTGGCGCACCACCGAAGAGGTCGTCGCCGCCATGCGCGACGCCGGCTTCGGCGATCCCCAGTACCAGCAGACTCTGACCACCCACCCGCGCTTCTCGGACGACCAGGTCGAGGAGCCGATCCCAGGATTCGAGCGCGGCGGCTACGTGGCGATCCGCGCACGCAAGTAG
- a CDS encoding serine/threonine-protein kinase: MTRSWGGRFLTHGSGREQIVEDVHREGAFRLGIHGLVTVLIWLATTLVYRVLFPALEPAGATGHTPVTDVVATSWHQFTSVAGVVLGLSMFALTRWSPWSPRRLLDLGFAYYVLGGALVALIGAVYDVLPDGDLQVLGITWTCVWILSYSMTVPAPQGRMLLAALVVASLDPLFAFGRVHAIIGSFPPASELVVWAPTYICALLAVVPARIQWRLHTKLRQARELGSYHLTEHIGQGGMGEVWRADHRYLARPAAVKLIRPEQIGASGPDGRRLARRFEREAQATAALESPHSIDLFDFGVRRDGTFYYVMELLDGFDLESFVQSFGPMPSGRVAHLLLQICDSLTDAHEKGLIHRDVKPANVFLCRRGLREDFAKVLDFGLVKGLGHDETETMVTVEGVTTGTPAFMSPEQARGVGEIDARSDLYSLGCVAYWLLTGELVFSGRSALEMVAAHLRDVPPAPSEAFEGRFDRQLEVLVMQCLSKQPDDRPSSARSLAGVLAGLPVSKEWTAADAERWWDLHAPGGASELVRN; this comes from the coding sequence GTGACCCGTAGCTGGGGCGGTCGTTTCCTCACCCACGGCAGCGGTCGCGAGCAGATCGTCGAAGACGTCCACCGGGAGGGCGCGTTCCGCCTGGGGATCCATGGCCTGGTCACCGTCCTGATCTGGCTCGCCACGACCCTGGTGTACCGCGTGTTGTTCCCGGCGCTCGAGCCCGCGGGCGCGACGGGCCACACCCCGGTGACCGACGTGGTGGCCACCTCGTGGCACCAGTTCACGTCCGTGGCCGGGGTCGTGCTCGGGCTCTCCATGTTCGCGCTGACTCGTTGGAGTCCGTGGTCTCCGCGCCGCCTTCTCGATCTGGGCTTCGCCTACTACGTCCTGGGTGGCGCGCTCGTGGCCCTGATCGGAGCCGTCTACGACGTGCTCCCGGACGGCGATCTGCAGGTGCTGGGGATCACATGGACCTGTGTCTGGATCCTGAGCTATTCGATGACGGTTCCGGCTCCGCAGGGGCGTATGCTGTTGGCCGCCCTGGTGGTGGCCTCTCTGGACCCCCTGTTCGCCTTCGGCCGGGTCCACGCCATCATCGGTTCCTTTCCTCCTGCGAGTGAGCTGGTCGTCTGGGCGCCCACGTACATCTGTGCGTTGCTGGCGGTGGTGCCCGCCAGGATCCAGTGGAGGCTGCACACGAAGCTGCGGCAGGCACGCGAGCTGGGCAGCTACCATCTCACCGAACACATCGGTCAGGGAGGCATGGGGGAGGTGTGGCGTGCCGATCACCGCTACCTGGCGCGCCCGGCCGCGGTGAAGCTCATCCGCCCCGAGCAGATCGGAGCCAGCGGCCCGGACGGCCGCCGGCTCGCCAGGCGGTTCGAGCGGGAGGCCCAGGCCACGGCTGCGCTCGAGTCGCCGCACAGCATCGACCTCTTCGACTTCGGTGTCCGGCGGGACGGGACGTTCTACTACGTCATGGAGCTGCTCGACGGCTTCGATCTCGAGAGCTTCGTGCAGTCCTTCGGCCCCATGCCCTCGGGGCGCGTCGCGCACCTGCTGCTGCAGATCTGCGATTCGCTCACCGACGCGCACGAGAAGGGCCTGATCCATCGCGACGTCAAGCCGGCCAACGTGTTCCTGTGCCGGCGAGGACTCCGCGAGGACTTCGCCAAGGTGCTCGACTTCGGCCTGGTCAAGGGGCTGGGACACGACGAGACCGAGACGATGGTCACCGTCGAGGGCGTGACCACCGGGACGCCGGCCTTCATGTCGCCCGAACAGGCGCGTGGGGTCGGAGAGATCGATGCCCGTAGCGACCTGTACTCGTTGGGCTGTGTGGCGTACTGGCTGTTGACCGGTGAGCTGGTCTTCTCCGGTCGTTCGGCTCTGGAGATGGTCGCCGCCCACCTGCGCGACGTTCCGCCGGCACCGTCGGAGGCCTTCGAGGGCCGGTTCGACCGGCAGCTCGAGGTACTGGTGATGCAGTGCCTGTCGAAGCAGCCCGACGATCGCCCCTCCAGTGCGAGGTCACTGGCCGGGGTTCTGGCGGGCCTACCGGTGTCGAAGGAATGGACGGCCGCCGACGCCGAGCGTTGGTGGGACCTCCACGCCCCGGGTGGAGCGTCGGAGCTCGTTCGGAACTGA
- a CDS encoding NAD(P)-dependent oxidoreductase codes for MELGFVGTGLMGEPMAARLLDAGHTVTVFNRTVSKTGGLVERGARLAASAETCLVACDLTFVMLSDAEACRAVLSDGHEPLDHRLVVNMSTVAPEQNRELARSVGARGGRFLEAPVLGSTPQAAGGKLMVMAGGDPEDFERAKSYLQVFGEPRRVGPVGAGAAMKLACNHLIGAELTSFALSLGMVRRSGLDVDQWMEVLHGSVICPPLFDIKLENLRTREHTPPTFPTRHLLKDVRLGLEHARSVGLDAEGLDLLRTMLERAVDDGHADDDFSAVAETIDPPDGD; via the coding sequence GTGGAACTCGGCTTCGTCGGAACCGGACTGATGGGTGAGCCCATGGCGGCGCGTCTGCTCGACGCCGGACACACGGTGACCGTGTTCAACCGGACGGTGTCGAAGACCGGAGGACTCGTGGAGCGCGGCGCCAGGCTCGCCGCGAGTGCCGAGACCTGCCTGGTGGCGTGCGACCTGACCTTCGTCATGCTCAGCGACGCCGAGGCCTGTCGCGCCGTGCTCAGCGACGGCCACGAGCCCCTCGACCACCGCCTGGTCGTGAACATGTCCACCGTCGCCCCCGAGCAGAACCGCGAACTGGCGCGGTCGGTCGGTGCGCGCGGTGGACGCTTCCTCGAGGCGCCGGTGCTCGGCAGCACGCCGCAGGCCGCGGGCGGGAAGCTCATGGTGATGGCCGGGGGTGATCCCGAGGACTTCGAGCGGGCGAAATCCTACCTGCAGGTCTTCGGCGAGCCGCGCCGGGTCGGCCCGGTCGGCGCCGGTGCGGCCATGAAGCTGGCCTGCAATCACCTGATCGGCGCCGAGCTGACGTCCTTCGCGCTGAGCCTGGGCATGGTCCGGCGCAGTGGCCTCGACGTCGACCAGTGGATGGAGGTGCTGCACGGCAGCGTGATCTGTCCACCCCTCTTCGACATCAAGCTCGAGAACCTGCGCACGCGGGAGCACACCCCGCCGACCTTTCCCACGCGCCACCTGTTGAAGGACGTCCGCCTGGGCCTGGAGCACGCTCGGTCGGTGGGACTCGACGCGGAAGGACTGGACCTGCTGCGCACGATGCTCGAGCGCGCTGTCGACGACGGCCACGCCGACGACGATTTCTCGGCGGTGGCCGAGACGATCGATCCGCCGGACGGGGATTGA
- a CDS encoding ECF-type sigma factor gives MTRLLRAWSDGDDGAFDALVPLVYDDLRRIARQHLRRRGGALTLDTTALVHEAWLRLVDHDRVEWEDRGHFLAVYSVVTRNLLVDLARRRAANKRGGGRKRVDLDRIELSVDEQADLILALDSALQRLGDFDPRLARVVECRFFAGLTEDETARAMDCTERTVRRYWVKARALLQDLLEDEESRP, from the coding sequence GTGACGCGCCTGCTGCGCGCATGGAGCGACGGTGACGACGGCGCCTTCGACGCGCTGGTCCCGCTCGTGTACGACGATCTGCGCCGCATCGCGCGGCAGCACCTGCGCCGGCGGGGTGGAGCCCTCACGCTCGACACGACGGCGCTGGTGCACGAGGCCTGGCTCCGCCTGGTCGACCACGACCGGGTGGAATGGGAGGACAGGGGGCATTTCCTGGCCGTGTACAGCGTGGTGACCCGAAACCTCCTGGTGGACCTCGCGCGGCGTCGGGCCGCGAACAAGCGCGGGGGCGGACGCAAGCGTGTCGATCTCGATCGGATCGAGCTGTCGGTCGACGAGCAGGCCGATCTGATCCTGGCCCTCGACTCGGCGCTGCAGCGTCTGGGTGACTTCGATCCCCGCCTGGCGCGGGTGGTCGAGTGCCGCTTCTTCGCAGGGCTCACCGAGGACGAGACGGCCCGGGCCATGGACTGCACCGAGCGCACGGTGCGTCGCTACTGGGTCAAGGCCCGAGCGCTCCTGCAGGACCTGCTCGAGGACGAGGAGTCGCGCCCGTGA
- a CDS encoding serine/threonine-protein kinase — MNRFDPTRWPEVETHFDRLCDASPDERRTSLAALRARDAELAHQVEGLLEATETTARALEANAPGLAADLVADEAEEPATEAGRIGRWRLGERLGAGGMGVVHRVERADAAFEQTGAMKLLRWTGDDPVLLERFRQERRILASLEHPNVARLLDGGIAPDGRPFLVMEYVEGRPITDHCRDEELSAPACLDLVRAVCDAVDAAHRRLVVHRDLKPANILVTDDGTVKLLDFGVAKLLDDAVEVNSELTMAGGSPLTPSYAAPEQKQAAPVTTASDVYALGVLIHELVTGTVPSRGDGSVASISGDLALVVARCLHEDPERRYASAHELSEDLRRALQGRPVEAGPDSAIYRFRRLVSRNRATAAASALALLTLFGGLAATTVQSRIAAHERDLARAEARRAQSVTEFLAEIFHSSDPLRADASNPTARALLARGVERIETELADAPALRADILSAISHSYFNLGQIEQALDTAEAALAIREADPTTDPLDLARALFDVVSPLSTRGSVERADSLATRSLALRRAHLEAPHEEIAQSVSALGGVRHDQGRIDEAHALYREALDMRRTLWGEAHEKVALSWNNLASTLGRLGRHEEAERAQQRADEIWVDLFGPRYPSRVQVLNNLALSASIRHDLPAAETYLREAIGLAEELGLGEGAAAANARNSLGKVLIDRGAYDQALGVLRRSLRDNVETTGPSSLQTGAAHLTLGQALVGRGDVTAGLDHLRRGHGAFELSLGPDHPFTAAAVGLVGWGELRGGSLDSAAVRLEASIRGQRAGLPATTRRLGRTLTDAAELRIRMGDHAAADRHLSEADSLLRARDEELASWERARIHSLRAECFLELGRDPHRALGWAEAAVEVLERVRVPGDDLLRAAKARAERARARSR, encoded by the coding sequence GTGAATCGCTTCGATCCGACCCGCTGGCCCGAGGTCGAGACCCACTTCGACCGACTGTGCGACGCCTCCCCGGACGAGCGCCGCACATCGCTGGCCGCTCTGCGCGCACGCGACGCGGAACTCGCGCACCAGGTCGAAGGTCTGCTCGAGGCGACGGAGACGACCGCGCGGGCCCTCGAGGCCAACGCCCCCGGCCTGGCCGCCGACCTCGTCGCCGACGAGGCGGAGGAACCGGCCACCGAGGCCGGGCGGATCGGGCGCTGGCGACTGGGAGAACGGCTCGGCGCGGGGGGCATGGGAGTGGTCCACCGCGTCGAGCGCGCGGATGCAGCTTTCGAACAGACCGGCGCCATGAAGCTCCTGCGGTGGACCGGAGACGACCCGGTCCTCCTCGAGCGCTTCCGCCAGGAGCGTCGGATCCTGGCCTCGCTGGAGCATCCGAACGTCGCACGTCTGCTCGACGGCGGCATCGCCCCCGACGGACGGCCCTTCCTGGTGATGGAGTACGTCGAGGGGCGGCCGATCACCGACCACTGCCGCGACGAGGAGCTCTCGGCGCCCGCGTGCCTGGACCTGGTGCGTGCGGTGTGCGATGCGGTCGACGCGGCGCACCGTCGTCTCGTGGTCCACCGCGATCTCAAGCCCGCGAACATCCTCGTGACCGACGACGGGACCGTGAAGTTGCTCGACTTCGGGGTGGCCAAGCTGTTGGACGACGCCGTCGAGGTGAATTCCGAGCTGACGATGGCGGGGGGATCCCCGCTCACGCCCAGTTACGCTGCGCCCGAACAGAAGCAGGCGGCCCCGGTGACGACGGCCAGCGACGTCTACGCGCTCGGAGTCCTGATCCACGAGCTCGTCACCGGAACGGTGCCCTCCCGAGGGGACGGCTCGGTCGCGTCGATCTCCGGTGATCTGGCCCTGGTCGTGGCCCGGTGTCTGCACGAGGATCCCGAACGCCGCTACGCGTCCGCCCACGAACTGTCCGAGGATCTCCGGCGCGCCCTGCAGGGCCGGCCGGTCGAAGCCGGTCCCGACTCCGCGATCTACCGTTTCCGGCGGTTGGTGTCCCGCAACCGGGCCACCGCGGCGGCGTCGGCGCTGGCCCTGCTCACGCTGTTCGGAGGGCTGGCCGCAACCACCGTCCAATCGCGGATCGCGGCGCACGAGCGCGACCTCGCGCGCGCCGAGGCCCGCCGTGCCCAGTCGGTGACCGAGTTCCTGGCCGAGATCTTCCACAGTTCCGACCCGCTGCGGGCCGACGCGTCCAATCCCACCGCTCGCGCACTGCTCGCCCGCGGTGTCGAGCGGATCGAGACCGAACTGGCCGACGCGCCGGCGCTCCGGGCCGACATCCTGAGTGCGATCTCGCACTCGTACTTCAATCTCGGTCAGATCGAGCAGGCCCTGGACACGGCCGAGGCTGCTCTGGCGATCCGCGAGGCCGATCCCACGACCGATCCGCTGGATCTCGCCCGGGCCCTCTTCGACGTGGTGTCTCCCCTGAGCACGCGCGGATCGGTCGAGCGGGCCGATTCACTGGCGACCCGCTCGCTCGCGCTGCGACGCGCTCACCTCGAGGCGCCCCATGAGGAGATCGCCCAGTCGGTGTCGGCTCTCGGCGGCGTGCGCCACGACCAGGGGCGCATCGACGAGGCCCATGCCCTGTACCGCGAGGCGCTGGACATGCGTCGCACGCTGTGGGGCGAGGCCCACGAAAAGGTCGCCTTGAGCTGGAACAACCTGGCATCGACCCTGGGACGACTCGGGCGGCACGAGGAGGCCGAGCGCGCGCAGCAAAGGGCCGACGAGATCTGGGTCGATCTCTTCGGTCCGCGCTATCCGTCGCGTGTACAGGTCCTGAACAATCTCGCCCTTTCGGCGTCGATCCGTCACGACCTGCCGGCGGCCGAGACCTACCTGCGCGAAGCCATCGGACTGGCCGAGGAGCTCGGTCTGGGCGAGGGCGCAGCCGCGGCGAACGCGCGCAACTCACTGGGGAAGGTGTTGATCGATCGTGGTGCGTACGACCAGGCGCTGGGCGTGCTGCGGCGCTCATTGCGGGACAACGTCGAGACCACCGGTCCCTCCAGCCTGCAGACCGGTGCGGCGCACCTCACCCTGGGCCAGGCCCTGGTCGGCAGGGGTGACGTGACCGCCGGACTCGACCATCTCCGGCGGGGCCACGGGGCCTTCGAGTTGTCCCTGGGGCCCGATCATCCGTTCACGGCCGCCGCGGTCGGGCTGGTCGGGTGGGGCGAGCTGCGCGGTGGATCCCTCGACTCGGCAGCGGTCCGACTGGAGGCTTCGATCCGCGGACAGCGGGCAGGACTGCCGGCGACGACCCGCCGACTGGGCCGAACCCTCACGGACGCGGCCGAGCTCAGGATACGGATGGGGGACCACGCAGCGGCCGATCGCCATCTGTCCGAGGCCGATTCGCTACTCCGGGCCCGGGACGAGGAACTCGCGAGCTGGGAGCGGGCCAGGATCCACTCGCTCCGCGCCGAGTGCTTCCTGGAACTCGGGCGCGATCCGCACCGGGCGCTCGGCTGGGCAGAGGCCGCGGTGGAGGTGCTGGAGCGCGTTCGTGTCCCCGGGGACGACCTGCTCCGGGCCGCGAAGGCCCGCGCGGAACGGGCGCGCGCCCGGTCGCGCTGA
- the bioD gene encoding dethiobiotin synthase, producing MSRPDSPGLALLITGTDLGVGKTYVAAGLARLLKDRGIDVGVMKPVEVGWPKDTGQWPPDADRLREAAGSDDPIEDVVPYAYEEMVAPQVAADQHHDPVEPQVLKAALDRLRARHQIVIVEGAGGLAVPLDDGFDMASFAHMCAMPVLVVCRAHVGTLNHTFLTVHYARSRGLEVAGIVANRLDRTLHDPSVDTNARMMERMCGAPVLGMVPFRPESDTLEDVVDTCNSCFDMDAFMNRVGLTTTSKG from the coding sequence ATGTCCCGTCCCGACTCTCCCGGACTCGCCCTGCTCATCACCGGAACCGACCTGGGGGTCGGTAAGACCTACGTCGCCGCGGGCCTGGCCCGTCTGCTCAAGGACCGGGGAATCGACGTCGGGGTGATGAAGCCCGTCGAAGTCGGCTGGCCGAAGGACACCGGACAGTGGCCTCCCGATGCCGATCGCCTGCGCGAGGCGGCGGGCAGCGACGATCCGATCGAGGACGTCGTACCCTACGCCTACGAGGAGATGGTGGCTCCCCAGGTGGCCGCCGATCAGCACCACGATCCCGTGGAACCCCAGGTGCTGAAGGCGGCGCTCGACCGTCTGCGCGCCAGGCACCAGATCGTGATCGTGGAAGGGGCCGGCGGTCTGGCCGTACCGCTGGACGACGGTTTCGACATGGCGTCGTTCGCACACATGTGCGCCATGCCCGTGCTCGTAGTCTGCCGGGCGCACGTGGGCACCTTGAACCACACCTTCCTCACGGTGCACTACGCGCGATCGCGCGGTCTCGAGGTGGCCGGGATCGTGGCCAATCGTCTCGACCGCACTCTGCACGATCCTTCGGTCGACACCAATGCCCGCATGATGGAGCGCATGTGCGGAGCGCCGGTCCTGGGCATGGTGCCCTTCCGGCCGGAGTCCGACACGCTCGAGGACGTGGTCGACACGTGCAATTCGTGTTTCGACATGGACGCATTCATGAACCGGGTGGGTCTGACCACGACGTCGAAGGGCTGA
- a CDS encoding Wzz/FepE/Etk N-terminal domain-containing protein, which yields MSSEPDTTSGATTGDGEISLASVLNILWRRRWIVIALPALGLIAGIVYGQVVTPLYKATASIRPGITAFDRNGGGRREWRLKDLTRWFDSGMYRPYTGELMGRDPSDVPLVRADFIQRGLQNIQGGNVITLSVLDASPENAVDGLQASLAAFTEYAMSDTLSNSIVLTQRGLEIQIDELRRYQSVLEARVDSVNADLAVARVESLQIDDEEARLAFDITRLHDKREVMTQRKVALERRLVRLEDNREELMRTRARVRERVAPDASEAPSGVRPQAMITDAEVLRGLVASTAQLDREAAAVFSRIDSLQREIGSAEREAVFLETRNRTLVAFQRAEAGRLMHDLRMTRDFEVPNAIRSVQLRIREKLGQLYALSPIEKIGRVRVTDEPVRPRKKRAITILTFLGLVGGVAGAYVFDYLWTHRRRIFHD from the coding sequence ATGAGCAGCGAACCCGACACGACATCCGGAGCCACAACGGGCGATGGCGAGATCAGTCTCGCGTCGGTGTTGAACATCCTGTGGCGCCGTCGCTGGATCGTGATCGCACTCCCCGCTCTGGGCCTGATCGCGGGGATCGTCTACGGCCAGGTCGTCACGCCACTCTACAAGGCCACGGCGAGCATCCGTCCCGGCATCACGGCGTTCGACCGCAACGGCGGCGGCCGGCGCGAGTGGCGTCTGAAGGACCTGACCCGCTGGTTCGACAGCGGCATGTATCGTCCGTACACCGGGGAGCTCATGGGTCGCGACCCCAGCGACGTTCCGCTGGTGCGTGCCGACTTCATCCAGCGTGGCCTGCAGAACATCCAGGGTGGCAACGTGATCACGCTGTCGGTGCTCGACGCCTCGCCCGAGAACGCGGTCGACGGACTGCAGGCGAGCCTGGCCGCCTTCACCGAGTACGCCATGAGCGACACGCTGTCGAACTCGATCGTCCTGACCCAGCGGGGTCTGGAGATCCAGATCGACGAATTGCGGCGCTATCAGTCGGTCCTGGAGGCCCGGGTCGACAGCGTGAACGCCGACCTGGCCGTGGCCCGGGTCGAGAGTCTGCAGATCGACGACGAAGAAGCGCGACTCGCCTTCGACATCACGCGGCTCCACGACAAGCGCGAGGTCATGACGCAGAGGAAGGTGGCGCTGGAACGGCGTCTGGTGCGGCTCGAGGACAACCGCGAGGAATTGATGCGCACGCGGGCTCGTGTGCGCGAGCGGGTGGCTCCCGACGCCTCGGAGGCGCCGTCCGGCGTGCGTCCGCAGGCGATGATCACCGACGCCGAGGTCCTGCGCGGCCTGGTGGCCAGCACTGCCCAGCTGGATCGCGAAGCGGCGGCCGTCTTCAGCCGGATCGACAGCCTGCAGCGCGAGATCGGCTCGGCCGAGCGCGAGGCCGTGTTCCTGGAGACCCGCAACCGTACGCTGGTCGCCTTCCAGCGCGCCGAAGCCGGCCGCCTCATGCACGACCTGCGAATGACACGTGACTTCGAGGTGCCCAACGCCATCCGCTCGGTGCAGCTGCGGATCCGCGAGAAGCTCGGTCAGCTCTATGCGCTGTCCCCGATCGAGAAGATCGGCCGGGTGCGGGTGACCGACGAACCCGTCCGCCCGCGGAAGAAACGCGCGATCACCATCCTCACCTTCCTCGGACTGGTCGGTGGGGTCGCCGGAGCCTACGTGTTCGACTACCTCTGGACCCACCGGCGGCGGATCTTCCACGACTGA
- a CDS encoding O-antigen ligase family protein: MTTPTWIRSAPWWLGFLLVVNLYLIPGSGTSPRGTDLIAAGLAVWVLVRAHHRGVRALPLAVLAAANLLPLIWLFFSYLDGDRGTSVLAARWLLSIPWAIALVEMLRDRGALDRFAWGLLVGCGANVVVVLMQFLQIDALLRPFGMSVGDQDMATWVGKQTRLPGLHRHYGATSAVTSLILPPALWFYLRGRHGLWLPLVALAGLAVTLHLTFTRSPLVVAAVAVLAAVATARSPRRSVAISALLAAVAIPALIAIGPPGGAVRWSDTASFQANALERVRSTWVGFALSVEHPLGLGQSEARRRMIDETALTATHNAFVQAGLFFGVPLALALVVAFAHLAWGLNRGAQSEQWFLALLAVHLTGLFLFEEHLNNPTFLVLASWLIAASADRLERTRRPHVASAA; the protein is encoded by the coding sequence ATGACGACTCCCACCTGGATCCGCTCCGCTCCCTGGTGGCTGGGATTCCTGCTGGTCGTGAACCTCTACCTGATTCCCGGCTCGGGAACGTCGCCGCGGGGCACCGACCTGATCGCCGCGGGGCTGGCGGTCTGGGTCCTGGTCCGCGCCCATCACCGTGGCGTGCGCGCGCTGCCCCTCGCGGTGCTCGCAGCGGCGAACCTGCTCCCCCTGATCTGGCTGTTCTTCTCCTACCTCGACGGCGACCGGGGGACGTCGGTGCTGGCCGCGCGCTGGTTGCTGTCGATCCCGTGGGCGATCGCGCTGGTCGAGATGCTGCGAGACCGCGGCGCCCTCGATCGCTTCGCCTGGGGCCTCCTCGTGGGCTGCGGTGCGAACGTCGTCGTGGTGCTCATGCAGTTCCTGCAGATCGACGCGCTGCTGCGCCCCTTCGGCATGTCGGTCGGCGATCAGGACATGGCCACGTGGGTCGGCAAGCAGACACGTCTACCCGGTCTGCACCGGCACTACGGCGCGACCTCGGCCGTCACCAGCCTCATCCTCCCTCCGGCCCTGTGGTTCTACCTGCGTGGTCGCCACGGACTGTGGTTGCCGTTGGTCGCACTCGCCGGACTGGCCGTCACGCTGCACCTGACCTTCACGCGATCCCCGCTCGTGGTCGCAGCCGTGGCGGTGCTGGCAGCAGTGGCCACCGCACGCTCTCCACGGCGAAGCGTCGCGATCAGCGCACTCCTGGCCGCGGTCGCCATTCCTGCACTGATCGCGATCGGTCCGCCCGGCGGAGCGGTGCGCTGGTCCGACACCGCGTCGTTCCAGGCCAATGCGCTCGAGCGCGTGCGCAGTACATGGGTGGGCTTCGCGCTGAGCGTGGAGCACCCACTGGGACTGGGACAGAGCGAAGCACGACGACGGATGATCGACGAGACGGCGCTCACGGCCACGCACAACGCCTTCGTCCAGGCCGGCCTGTTCTTCGGTGTGCCGCTCGCGCTGGCCCTGGTCGTGGCCTTCGCGCACCTGGCCTGGGGCCTGAACCGCGGAGCGCAGTCCGAGCAGTGGTTCCTGGCCCTGCTCGCCGTACACCTCACCGGGCTGTTCCTGTTCGAGGAACACCTGAACAACCCGACCTTCCTGGTGCTCGCGAGCTGGTTGATCGCGGCCAGCGCGGATCGTCTGGAGCGAACACGCCGGCCACACGTCGCGTCCGCCGCCTGA